In one Chitinophaga sancti genomic region, the following are encoded:
- a CDS encoding thiolase family protein: METAYIVAGYRTAVGKAKRGGFRFYRPDDLAVDVITGLLKSVPQLDPKRVDDLIVGNAVPEAEQGLQIGRMISVRALGIEVPGFTVNRYCASGLETIAIATAKIQSGMAHCIIAGGTESMSLVPVAGWKTVPNFKVASTTPEYYLGMGLTAEAVAKEYNITREDQDLFALNSHQKAIRAIQNGYFKEGILPINIDEVYVDEKGRKAQRTYTVDTDEGPRADTSAEALAKLKPVFAAGGSVTAGNSSQTSDGAAFVIVMSETMVKELGLQPIGRLVGCASAGVHPRIMGIGPVAAIPKVLQQIGKTLNDIDLVELNEAFASQSVAVIREVGIDPDIVNINGGAIALGHPLGCTGAKLTVQILNDLKRLDKKYGIVTACVGGGQGIAGVIERL, encoded by the coding sequence ATGGAAACAGCATACATTGTAGCCGGATACAGAACCGCTGTGGGAAAGGCTAAACGTGGCGGATTCCGCTTCTACCGCCCAGACGATCTCGCCGTAGATGTCATAACAGGTTTGTTAAAAAGCGTACCCCAGCTTGACCCAAAGCGTGTTGATGACCTCATTGTCGGGAACGCCGTTCCTGAAGCAGAACAAGGCCTCCAGATCGGTAGAATGATCTCTGTAAGAGCCCTCGGTATTGAAGTACCCGGTTTCACCGTGAACCGATACTGCGCCTCCGGACTCGAAACCATCGCCATCGCTACTGCCAAAATTCAGTCAGGTATGGCGCACTGTATCATTGCAGGTGGTACCGAAAGTATGAGCCTGGTGCCCGTAGCCGGCTGGAAAACGGTGCCCAACTTCAAAGTCGCCAGCACCACTCCGGAATACTATCTCGGTATGGGCCTTACCGCCGAAGCCGTGGCCAAAGAATATAATATTACCCGCGAAGACCAGGACCTCTTCGCCCTCAATTCTCATCAAAAAGCGATCAGGGCTATCCAGAACGGATACTTTAAAGAAGGCATCCTCCCCATCAATATCGATGAGGTATATGTGGATGAAAAAGGTCGTAAAGCACAGAGAACCTATACCGTCGATACCGACGAAGGCCCTCGTGCCGATACTTCTGCTGAAGCACTTGCGAAACTTAAACCCGTTTTTGCTGCAGGAGGTAGTGTAACCGCCGGAAATTCCTCCCAGACTTCTGATGGTGCTGCCTTTGTGATCGTGATGAGCGAAACCATGGTCAAAGAACTGGGGCTTCAGCCTATCGGCCGCCTGGTAGGATGCGCTTCTGCAGGGGTCCATCCGCGAATTATGGGGATCGGACCTGTGGCTGCCATTCCGAAAGTACTGCAGCAGATTGGTAAAACACTGAATGATATTGACCTGGTGGAATTGAATGAAGCCTTTGCTTCTCAGTCAGTTGCCGTGATCCGGGAAGTAGGGATCGATCCTGATATTGTTAATATTAATGGAGGAGCAATTGCCCTGGGGCATCCCCTGGGTTGTACCGGCGCGAAACTCACCGTACAGATCCTGAATGATCTAAAAAGACTGGATAAGAAATATGGTATCGTCACTGCCTGCGTAGGTGGCGGCCAGGGCATAGCCGGTGTTATCGAAAGACTGTAA